One window from the genome of uncultured Tateyamaria sp. encodes:
- a CDS encoding ion transporter, with protein sequence MENTAASPPDTLRGRLRAFLEQPWVHNAILAIIIFNAITLGLSTSDRVQAFMGGTLAIIDKTVLAIFVIELALKLFAYGFSFFRNSWNIFDMFVVGVGLLPQTANLSALRGLRVIRALRLLSVIPQMRAVVQALLDALPGMGAVIIMISIVFYVFGVMATIMYGAAFDEWFGTLGRSLYSLFQIMTLESWSMGIVRPVMEEFPNAWAFFVPFIVITAFSVLNLFIGLLVNTMQSAVEADTEAEFEKLRALVREETDQVDAHVLALQDEVRALRDELRQARGGEG encoded by the coding sequence ATGGAAAACACCGCTGCATCCCCACCAGACACCCTGCGCGGCAGATTACGGGCATTTTTGGAGCAGCCTTGGGTCCACAACGCCATTCTGGCAATTATCATCTTCAACGCCATCACCCTTGGTCTGTCCACGTCCGACCGGGTACAGGCGTTTATGGGCGGAACGCTTGCGATCATCGACAAGACCGTTCTGGCGATCTTTGTGATTGAACTGGCGCTCAAGCTTTTTGCCTACGGTTTCAGTTTCTTCCGCAATTCGTGGAACATTTTCGACATGTTCGTCGTCGGTGTCGGCCTGTTGCCCCAGACGGCCAATCTGTCGGCCCTGCGTGGCCTGCGGGTGATCCGGGCGTTGCGGTTGCTGTCGGTCATTCCGCAGATGCGCGCGGTTGTGCAGGCTTTGCTGGACGCGTTGCCCGGCATGGGTGCAGTCATCATCATGATTTCGATCGTTTTCTATGTCTTCGGCGTGATGGCGACCATCATGTACGGCGCGGCCTTTGACGAATGGTTCGGCACACTGGGTCGGTCGCTCTATTCGCTGTTTCAGATCATGACGCTGGAAAGCTGGTCCATGGGCATTGTGCGCCCGGTGATGGAGGAGTTTCCCAACGCCTGGGCTTTCTTTGTCCCCTTCATTGTCATTACCGCCTTTTCGGTGCTCAATCTGTTCATCGGTCTGTTGGTCAACACGATGCAGTCTGCGGTGGAGGCTGACACCGAGGCCGAATTTGAAAAGCTGCGTGCCCTGGTGCGGGAAGAGACCGATCAGGTGGACGCCCACGTGCTGGCCCTTCAGGACGAGGTGCGCGCATTGCGGGACGAATTACGCCAGGCCCGGGGAGGCGAGGGATGA
- the tssH gene encoding type VI secretion system ATPase TssH — protein sequence MTEISRVALFGKLNSLGYKAIEGATVFCKMRGNPYVEVVHWLHQILNNQDSDVHRVIKHFDLDAGKIATEMTAALDALPRGASSVSDLSSHLEDAMERAWVWGSLLYSSNQVRTGHLILGMLETPNLKNILTGISPTLASIKPDDLADDFHTITDGSPEDAMKPQDGSVTGGGADPGEASGAMKPAAMGGEEALSQFCTDLTEQARNGEIDPIVGRDEEIRQIVDVLMRRRQNNPILTGEAGVGKTAVVEGFALRIARGDVPPALQNVRLLVLDVGLLQAGASMKGEFENRLRQVIDEVQASTTPIVMFVDETHTLVGAGGAAGTGDAANLLKPALARGTLRTIGATTWAEYKKYIEKDPALTRRFQVVHVEEPDIPKAILMMRGIAAMLEKHHQVQVLDEGIEAAVTLSARYIPARQLPDKSVSLLDTACARVAVSQHAVPAQVDDSQRRIEALTTELEIIGRDENAGYDVAERRVTVTAEKDAEQARLEELTKNWDAEKALVTEIIDLRAQVREAGQPVDETETLEGEAATEAAETESALDPMSEADRAAVIEKLKAKNAELEALQGDSPLILPIVDHQAVASVVGDWTGIPVGRMLKDEIETILNLEEHLAKRVIGQDHAMKMIAKRIQTSRAGLDNPSKPIGVFMLAGTSGVGKTETALALAEVLYGGEQNVITINMSEYQEAHTVSSLKGAPPGYVGYGEGGVLTEAVRRKPYSVVLLDEVEKAHPDVHEIFFQVFDKGVMEDGEGRTIDFKNTLILLTSNAGTDLIMDLCADPELMPDPEGMGKALRDPLLKVFPPALLGRLVTIPYYPLSPHMIAEITKLQLGRIKKRVTEAHGVPFEYSDAVVDEIVNRCQELESGGRMIDAIVTNTMLPDISAEFLHRMMEGDTIEKVAIDVADKDFVYSFG from the coding sequence ATGACCGAAATCAGTCGCGTTGCGCTTTTTGGCAAGCTGAACAGCCTTGGGTACAAAGCTATCGAGGGCGCTACGGTGTTCTGCAAGATGCGTGGAAACCCTTATGTGGAAGTTGTGCACTGGCTGCACCAGATCCTGAACAATCAGGACAGCGACGTGCACCGGGTCATCAAGCATTTCGATCTGGATGCGGGAAAAATCGCCACCGAGATGACGGCGGCGCTGGATGCATTGCCCCGCGGCGCTTCATCGGTGAGCGACTTGTCGAGCCATCTTGAAGACGCAATGGAGCGGGCCTGGGTCTGGGGATCGCTGCTCTATTCCTCGAACCAGGTGCGCACCGGGCATCTGATCCTGGGAATGCTGGAGACGCCCAACCTCAAGAACATACTAACTGGCATTTCGCCGACGCTTGCGTCGATCAAGCCCGATGATTTGGCCGATGATTTCCATACGATCACGGATGGTTCGCCCGAAGACGCGATGAAACCTCAGGATGGGTCCGTGACCGGTGGTGGTGCAGACCCCGGCGAAGCATCGGGCGCAATGAAGCCTGCGGCGATGGGTGGGGAAGAGGCGTTGAGCCAATTCTGCACCGATCTGACGGAACAGGCCCGAAATGGCGAGATCGACCCCATCGTGGGTCGTGACGAGGAGATCCGGCAGATTGTCGACGTGCTGATGCGCCGCCGCCAGAATAACCCGATCCTGACCGGCGAGGCGGGCGTCGGCAAGACTGCCGTGGTCGAAGGGTTTGCCTTGCGGATCGCGCGCGGCGATGTGCCGCCTGCGTTGCAAAACGTGCGACTGCTGGTGCTGGACGTGGGCCTTTTGCAAGCCGGGGCGTCCATGAAGGGCGAGTTCGAGAACCGGCTGCGTCAGGTCATCGACGAAGTGCAGGCCTCGACCACGCCGATTGTGATGTTCGTGGACGAAACCCACACGTTGGTCGGGGCAGGCGGTGCTGCCGGTACGGGCGACGCGGCGAACCTGCTGAAACCTGCGCTGGCGCGCGGCACGCTGCGCACCATCGGTGCAACCACATGGGCCGAGTACAAGAAGTACATCGAGAAGGACCCGGCCCTGACCCGCCGCTTCCAGGTTGTGCACGTAGAAGAACCCGACATTCCCAAGGCCATCCTGATGATGCGCGGCATTGCGGCGATGTTGGAGAAACACCATCAGGTGCAGGTGCTGGATGAAGGGATCGAAGCGGCGGTGACACTGTCGGCGCGGTATATACCCGCGCGGCAACTGCCGGACAAATCTGTGAGCCTGCTAGACACGGCCTGTGCGCGGGTCGCGGTCAGCCAGCATGCGGTTCCAGCGCAGGTCGATGACAGCCAACGCCGGATCGAAGCCCTGACCACCGAGCTTGAGATTATCGGCCGGGACGAGAACGCCGGATATGATGTGGCCGAGCGCCGCGTTACAGTGACTGCAGAGAAGGACGCCGAACAGGCGCGTTTGGAAGAGTTGACCAAAAACTGGGACGCCGAGAAGGCTCTGGTGACGGAAATCATCGATCTGCGGGCGCAGGTACGTGAAGCGGGTCAGCCGGTGGACGAGACCGAAACGCTGGAAGGCGAGGCCGCGACGGAGGCAGCCGAAACCGAGAGCGCGCTGGACCCGATGAGCGAAGCGGATCGTGCCGCGGTCATAGAAAAGTTGAAGGCAAAGAATGCAGAGCTGGAAGCGCTGCAGGGCGACAGCCCCCTTATCCTGCCAATTGTTGATCATCAGGCGGTGGCCAGCGTCGTGGGCGACTGGACCGGCATTCCCGTGGGGCGCATGCTGAAGGACGAAATCGAAACGATCCTCAATCTCGAAGAGCATCTCGCCAAGCGGGTGATCGGACAGGATCACGCGATGAAGATGATTGCCAAGCGGATTCAGACAAGCCGGGCCGGGCTGGACAATCCTTCGAAACCCATCGGTGTGTTCATGCTGGCCGGCACGTCCGGGGTCGGCAAGACCGAAACCGCGCTGGCGCTAGCAGAGGTGCTGTACGGCGGTGAACAGAACGTCATCACGATCAACATGTCTGAATATCAGGAGGCACATACTGTCAGTTCGTTGAAGGGTGCGCCTCCGGGTTATGTGGGATACGGAGAAGGCGGAGTGCTGACGGAGGCAGTGCGGCGAAAGCCCTATTCCGTAGTGTTGCTGGACGAGGTGGAGAAGGCGCACCCCGACGTGCACGAGATCTTTTTTCAGGTCTTCGACAAGGGCGTGATGGAGGATGGAGAAGGCCGGACCATCGATTTCAAGAATACGCTGATCCTGCTCACCTCGAACGCAGGCACGGACCTGATTATGGACCTGTGTGCGGATCCGGAACTGATGCCCGACCCCGAAGGCATGGGCAAGGCGCTGCGCGACCCGTTGCTCAAGGTGTTTCCACCTGCGCTGCTCGGGCGGTTGGTCACCATCCCCTACTACCCGCTCAGCCCGCATATGATCGCCGAGATTACCAAGTTGCAGCTTGGCCGGATCAAGAAACGGGTGACCGAAGCGCATGGCGTGCCGTTCGAGTATTCGGACGCGGTTGTCGACGAAATCGTAAACCGCTGTCAGGAGTTGGAGAGCGGTGGGCGGATGATCGATGCCATTGTGACCAATACCATGCTGCCGGACATTTCGGCCGAATTCCTGCACAGGATGATGGAGGGCGATACAATCGAAAAGGTCGCCATTGATGTGGCGGACAAGGATTTCGTCTACAGTTTCGGCTGA
- the tssG gene encoding type VI secretion system baseplate subunit TssG gives MAPGNRSGADSLTHLERLSKTPEKHHIFHAFRVLEAAFPEAPRIGDARRPRQDKVRFGQEAGLSFPPSTIAGFEPPKGEKPGRLTNRFFGLFGPMGPLPLHLTEFARARLRHHRDPTFVEFANVLTHRLMTLLYRAWRSGQPAPSFDRGDNDGIERKIAAIAGYHGTHLRGRDDLPDLAKRHFAGLLSQGPRNAEGLKSIVSSFFGTNVRVQEFVGCWLELEPGDCWRMGAPATLGRTTSIGERVWTRSAKFRLKIGPLSLRDYERLLPGGGSLPRLRAIVRNYVGDALDWDVNLVLRHDEIPKAQLGHTMRLGQTSWIGTAKSDKDADDLYLVPGAQVSGAAAREGT, from the coding sequence ATGGCGCCCGGAAACCGGTCTGGGGCGGATTCTCTGACGCATCTCGAGCGGCTGAGCAAAACCCCGGAAAAACACCACATCTTCCATGCTTTCCGCGTGCTGGAAGCGGCGTTTCCTGAAGCTCCGCGTATCGGTGATGCCCGGCGCCCCCGGCAGGACAAGGTGCGGTTCGGGCAAGAGGCGGGGTTGAGTTTCCCCCCCTCCACCATTGCCGGGTTCGAGCCGCCCAAGGGCGAAAAACCGGGACGCCTCACAAACCGTTTCTTTGGCCTGTTCGGTCCGATGGGCCCGCTGCCGCTGCATCTCACCGAGTTTGCCCGCGCAAGACTCCGGCACCACCGTGATCCGACATTTGTGGAATTTGCAAATGTCCTCACCCACCGTCTGATGACGCTGCTTTATCGCGCTTGGCGTTCGGGCCAGCCCGCGCCCAGCTTTGACCGTGGCGACAATGACGGGATCGAGCGCAAGATCGCGGCCATCGCCGGATATCACGGGACGCATCTGCGCGGCAGGGACGACTTGCCCGATCTGGCCAAACGTCACTTTGCAGGGCTGCTGTCGCAGGGACCACGAAATGCTGAGGGCCTGAAGTCCATCGTATCGAGCTTTTTCGGCACCAACGTGCGGGTTCAGGAATTTGTTGGGTGCTGGCTGGAACTGGAGCCTGGCGATTGTTGGCGCATGGGAGCGCCCGCCACACTGGGGCGGACCACGTCCATCGGCGAACGGGTCTGGACCCGCTCGGCCAAATTCCGTTTGAAGATCGGGCCGCTGAGCCTGCGCGACTATGAACGCCTGTTGCCCGGCGGCGGGTCACTGCCACGACTGCGCGCGATTGTTCGGAACTACGTCGGCGATGCTCTGGATTGGGACGTGAACCTTGTGTTGCGCCACGACGAGATCCCAAAGGCTCAGCTTGGGCACACAATGCGGCTGGGCCAGACAAGTTGGATCGGGACAGCAAAATCAGACAAGGATGCGGATGATCTGTACCTGGTGCCCGGTGCCCAGGTATCGGGTGCCGCCGCGAGGGAAGGGACATGA